From Heliangelus exortis chromosome 11, bHelExo1.hap1, whole genome shotgun sequence:
AGGCACCAGTGTTTTACTGCTCTGTGCCAGGGGCAACTTAGACTTCTGGACATTCTGGAGCCAACAGATAAGTGAGTTTATTGGATGTGTATTTCACCTGTCAGATTTTGCCTCCTTGACCCAagtattttcagatatttttaatggaaCAAATATTTTGGTAGGAAAATTTGTGCAAGTGCAAGATGGCAGTGTGGTATAGTGTGTTTTCCTAAACATATGACACAACAGGAGATTTGTTCTGTTACTTTCTGCTGGGTATTTCCATTCCATGCTCTCATCCCTTAAGGACCTGAGGGAATGTATTTCTGGAATGGATGGCACAATCGTGAGGTTTTCTTGTACCTGCAAAGAGCTCATTAATTACCTTGCCTGATGGTTTCTAAATACTGGAAAGGTAGTTCTCTTCTATAGAATAAAAAGCTGTATTATATTTTCTGTGTGGTTAAGATTGTGCATTGTCTTTTTCTGGCATTTATCACAGCATGTAACAAACCAGAAGCAGGCCTGTTGGAGTCACCTAGGTGAGACttgcttttgcatttctgtgaaGTGTGATAGGAGGTAATTGTGTTTTACCTCTTGGTTCTCTTCTGGGTCAGATATTTATATGCTTTTCTGTGAGCATGTTTCTCTAAAGCAAATAAGATTACATGTTCTGTGCAATGTTCAGTGGTACACGTGCAATTCAGGATGCCAGAGGTGGTCAGTCCTTGGAGAGTTTCTTGAATgttaatgtttttctctttatgtaATAAAGTTGGCAGTGATGTAGCAAAGAATATTGTGTCCTGCCATTATGTGATTCATAAAATAAAGCTGACAGCAACATTTTCCCAGGGGTGTGGCTCAAAACACCACTTACTAAGATTGCTTTAAACTTCTATTTTAAGGTAGTTGGCAATTTTCTCTTTGTGCCAATCTTTGATTGCTTCCAGTATAATTGCCATGTGAGTTGCTTGCAAATCCTGAGTTCTTTCAGTCAAAACAGTTTGCCTTTTCTGGGAATAAGGACAGGAGAATATATTAAACATTCTGGTAGGTTCTAGAATCACCATGTTTAGGGCAGGGATTTGAAATCTGTCAGGGATGTTTCTTCTAACTTCAACCACATGCAGCTAAACTGAGCTAAATGCCTCATGGAAAGCTTACAAGAAGGTTCTTGGTAGAGAGCTGGATCTTGGCATTTAAGATCTGCCCTGGCCCTgacacaggctgcccatggatCTTAGAAGCACCACCCAGGCTGAGCCTGGGGAGAGACTGGTACCTGGAAGCAAGGAATTTCTGCCATTTCCTACATGGGAGGGAGTGACTGAGCTGCACTACTGAACACATGGAACCAGCATCATTTGTGTAGCTGAAGTGCTTGAGAACTttgtggaaaagcagaaactcCCTTAGCTGCTAATGTGTGGTTGTATTGCCTGTGTGGGATGCAACAGAAATGCAGATttacacttttcttttaaactgtcCATCTGCATCCTCCTCTCATAAAATCTGGTCATCAGAGAGCAGCCAGGATGCAAAAGCTGGAGGTGACAAAACTTAGGTTACCTGAGTTCCCTCCTCTTATTGTTCTTAATTTCAGTTTATATTGGATGGTGGAACGATTAAATTGTGAGGAAAACAAAGGGCAGTGATCACACATTTTTAATCCACAAATATGATAATACATCATATACTTAAGTGACCTGAACATTGCCCATATTTTGGCAGTGTCATTACATACCAGGCTACAAGTACAAAAGTAAACAATGAATATACAGGATATGCAAGTATGAGAAATACTTGAAAACATTCATGTTCCTTAAGGCTACTCagatttataaagaaaacaacagatgTTGAGCTGGTTTGTCTAAGATATCAGAATCTGAATATTGATACTTGCAACACACAAGAAGGTCACAGATACAGGATATCCCTTTCCTTTGGACATCTTGAATGTTGAATAATCTTTttctggcttaaaaaaaaaaaaaatttgtttgccacaagtgaaacaaaacacccaaaatcTGAGGTGTGCACTGGGACAGAAGTGTTGGATACAATAAATGCTGTTCAAAAGCATCAATTGACACATAACGTGCTTGGAAAAAATGCAGCTAATGGTGCATGTGGATACAGCTCTGCAAATGGCTAAGCTTGCAACCTCAAGTGTTGATATCTCATTGCTATGCTGTGCTGCAAAGGAATTGTCCATCTTCTGTGCTGCTAAATATGTGTTTTAGGATTAAAGGAAATATGTGGGGGAAACAATATTGTTGCAAACTGATGTGGTAACGTCTTGTGCTGCCATTTGTGCTGTGCTCCAAGATTAGTTCTGGGACACAAAATCCATCGAGCACAACCCTAGTGAATGTGTGAACTAGGAATATGTATTCACAAATGAATAAAGGTGTGATATTCAAAATTGTCCTTGTAAGGGATACAATACAGTTATTTTGGTGcaagaaaagagcaaacaaTAGTAACAAAATTTTGAACAGTTTTCTCTGCCACCGTAGTATTTAGGAGTTTAAATgagaaacattaatttttcttatccTAAAGTAATGGGTGATCAACACTGTAGGTATTCTGTAGAAAGAAATGgctcttaaaataaattttcttgtctgtttattttcaaatacgTGCATCTCTGTATTAGATATATGTGGTATGGAAGGTGTGGCCTCCAGAGAATGGGTTTGTCTGCTGTCTGTGTCAACTAGAAGGAGATAGTACCTGATACTGAAGTCTCAATATGTAGAGTTGAGTCTGGAGGATAAGATACAGAGGGTAAGGGGAGGAGAGATTTCCAAACATAATTCCTTTACTTAGGGTCAGTTAGCACCTGCTGCAAGTGGCAAGCTGGCATATCTGATCTGCTCCCATTTTCCCTTAATCCTGACAAAGCTGTACAGAGACCagtatttctttccaaaatgttttcaatttgAAGACATCagtacattttgttttaaaaaaaaaaaaaaaaaaatcactgaaaacactgaaaagtaGCTCATCATTGTTctctggaagctgctgtggcTATGTGACACTTAGGTGGCACCACAAGCTCAGCAGATGGGGTTCCTTTTTATCACATCTCTGTTTTACTGTAGGCACAGATTAACATCAAGGACCTGTTCAACTGAGACTTTAATCTAGACTGAGTATTTTGAGAGCTGGGGATGTAAACTCTGCTTTGTAGCTCTGTTGGTGTCTCAGTCGTGCTGTTCTTCACAAGTGCAGCTTCAAAATCTTTCCAAAGAACTTTTTGTTCTGTCAGGCAGAGCAACAGAAccacaaagagcagcagcctgaaCTTGTCCAACGTTACCAAATACACCTCTGAGAGAGGGGAAGCTGATGCACTGCTTTTATCTGGTTTTCTGGTTACCTTTGAGCTTGAACCACTGAACTGCTTTACAAAATTAAAGTGAAACCTTCTCTCTGCTGTTAGCCAGGTATAAACCTGAGGTATAAAactgagggtgtccctgctcactgcagggggattggactaggtGACTTTTggggtccctttcaacccaaattattctctATAAACCAAATCTCTCTAGTGAAAATAATGCTTCAGAGCAGCTCTTTAGATTTTCTTCCACTTCTATTCCGTCTGCATTGTTTTTCAACTACTGGAATTAAATACTGTGCAAAATCAGAGATGCCACCTCATACTGATTCCTGATGCTTCTGAAAGGAATGAGCTGAATCCATACTTTCTGTCTAtgctttttcagtttgcatGGGAATAATAAAAACATATGCACCAAGGGCAGCCTGGGGGAAGTTCCATGCATTAATCTTTTGCCTTCAcctctttatttttacataGCTGTGcatttgggttttctttcttttcacacGTTCAGCCTTGCACACAGAGCTAGTAGGGTCACAGCGTATAGCAATCTGTTTCTGAGCAGTAAAAGTGTGTCCTTGTTCACTTTGCTCCTTGGAAAAGACTGGATTCTCTGAACAAAATACTAAAACTGATCGCTTTCTGATGCGAGTTTTCTACTTCATGAACCTGGTGAGCACCTTCTGGACCCTGCTGGAGCCTGTAGTAAGAGAGcagtgggaagggagctcaCTTGCTCATGaagtgtgtccagttctggggagAAGTTTTTGGTTGGCTTCTTGGTTTTTGAGCGTAGCTTCAAAGGACCTTCTCGTCAAGCAGTTTGTTGATGCCATCACAGATCTTTTTGAGGTACGGCCGACAGTCCCCATCAAGACTGTACAGGGCAGTTAGAAATTCCACGTTTGCAAAGTGATTGAAGACGTGGTTGATGCGCCCGTGGGACCTCGGGGTCAGGTGTCGATCTACGAGTTCGTGCACGAGGTCTTTACATTCATGCAGAAGTTCTGCCAGAACATTTCTGTCAAAGGTGTATTCCACCTCGTAGAAACTGACAATTGTCATGGCAGTTTGGTTCAGCTTCTTCCTGAACTTGTCTACGATTTCCAGCTCTTCTTGGTTAAACTGGTTATTTCGATACAGGATCCCAATTTTTATTGCCACTTTAATCAGGTCTTTCATAATTTTATGagcttcctttttgtttcttgtgtgTTCCTTTGTTACTTTGTACAGCTCATCGAAGATTTCACTGCTTGTGTCATCAATCAGCATGTTAGCCATCGTTTTTGTTGCCATTTTACTCAGGATCTTCTTCTGGGCTTGCAGTGCAAGGTTCTTGGAACTGAAGCCATCAGGACCTGTTTTGGGGTAGCAGAGGGAAAACATTGATTATACTTGGTGAATAATTTTCACAATCAGTTAAGAGAAGTAGTGTACCTGTGTGCCTAGCTGAAATATTCCATCCTAAGCTGACCCTTATATACAGGCAGGGTTGCCAGAATGGGAACACTGGCAACGCTGCATTTCCAGCTCTCCGTGGGGTCTCGGGCTGAAGTGTTTCAGGTTTTGCTGTCACTGAGGTTTTTCTGTGTATGAACAGAGAACAGGATGTTCTGGTAGGTGATATCCATGCTGATTCTCGGATAGTCTTAATTTTCAATTTCAATATTATAGCTTTATTGGCAGAGAGATCCATAAGAGATGTTTTGCTCAAAACAGCACGTAATCAGAGATGAGCAAAATGAGTTGCTGACAAACATCTGAACCTGAAAGAATTATGTTTTGGTCATTGGGGGGCACTGTTGTTTCACGGGCATGCTGAGCAGGCTCTCGGATAAGGGCTAATAAAGCAGCTTCCTAATAGTGGATATATGTTGCTTTAATCTCCAGTAATGATGCCTTTCCCATTTGTTACCAATTTGCTAAATTACAGAATGTGATTTTTGTAAAACTCTGGTGCTTCTGTTCCTGCCACATGAAAATCCTTCAGCTATTTGCTCTATATTTATCAAATATACATCTTGGACTTAAAGTCTTTTACCCAGGCTGTGCAAGTTTCACTCAGCATAGCACCTGAGCATGTGGCTACTCTTATGGGACTTTATCCAATGAGCTTCTACAAATATTGGTAAAGATTAATTTGACCTTACTCAGTTTTTCGTGTTAATGTTGGTTTTTAACTGACCTGATGTGGACAAAgtgaaggaaacagaaggatTTAATCTAAAATAATAATCCAGTTCAATACTGCTGTACTAAAGGCTCTGTTGGACCAAAGGCCCTTTTAACATTGCAGCAAAACGTGAGCAGGAGGGGGTGTAGACTCAAGGCTTACAGCAGGTGAGATGAGGGCCAGCACTGGCAGAGTGGCTTCTCTGCTAAGAAACCCTTCATCACCTTTCCCTCCTGTCTCCTGTTTCTTATTTGCTGACACAGAACCCATGCACATCTTCCCCTGCCAGCTGGGGACCTCCCTCTGCTCCGGAGCCCAGAGCCTTGTCTGGGGTGAGGGGGATGGAGATAACTGAcctcccccagctgctggggaatcAAACCAcaaggagatgaaaaaaaaccaataaaaatcaGAGCTTCCAGTGCTGATTTGGCTTTGGAGTCTGTGTGAGGCTTAAGGTGGTCGGGTCAGCTCTGGAGGCCCTTTTGAGCTCTCAGAAGATGAATGTTCAACCAAGAGAACCCCACGATGTCTGTTGGTGTTTGTGGTGCAGTCTGAGCCACAGCTTCCCCGTGCCACCAGGAGTGCTGGGTGCTAGTGCCCATTTTGCAGAAGATAGACTCTGAATTTAAATAGTCTTCTgcttaaattctgtttttcaagtTAGCTAGAATATTAAATCTGTCATCTTTCTTCTTGTGCTACAGCTGTACTGCTGAGCAATGTGAAAGAGTAACATTTAATTTCAACTAAACCACcacctggaaaaaataattcaatgtGCTTAAAAGACTTGCCTGtcatttgcaaagaaaattgtggggctgagctgctgacTGGAGGAAGTAGAAAAACTATGATTTAATCTAGAAATGATAAAGCCAGGATGAAAGCATTCTTTCACTTAGCAGTATGTGAGTATATAAATAGTATCTGTGATGAATAATTACGTGCATTTGACACactaaaatggaaaattaatattagTGTCTGTTTCTGTAGGAAGCATTTGCAAATGACTGAGTGGACGCCGTTGATTAGTACTGGTTTCGATCAAAACCTCAGAATAATTGCATCAGCTTTTCAGACTATTAATTGTACTTATGTTCATGACACTTCAGTCTCTGTGTCATTTTCACCAGATGAGAGCCCAGTTGGCTCCTGCCACgctcagctctctgcagagctctcagcAGCACCAAGCAAAGCCTGCAGCCAGGATGCACAGAAGGAGGTGAGCTGGTCCCTGCCACACACCCCGTGCCTTTGGTGTGCCAGCACATCTGTGGGAGAGCCAGGACCAGCACAACCACCAGCACCTTGGGCATGCATACAGGTTCCTTCCCATCTGGTCAAAGAGGCAAAAGTTGATGCTAAATTAGTACGTGAAAGCTTCTAATAGAACATCAGAAGTGAGGTTTGTCTGGCTACACAAAAAAGTGGTTCTGGGGTGTGTTCCTATATTCAAACTCCTGGCTCTTATCCCACAGCAAGcttccatccacccatccatgCAAAAAGTGCAGCTCTTCAGACCTGCACTTTCCTCAGCTGTGGTACCCAGAGAGggagcagcacccacccagctgcaggcaggaagaggtgggaagccaggctgctcactgcttcccaccaggaCAGCCCAGCTTCTGGCACAGGGTGCTGAACATGACAGAGATGTCTCACATCCACTTAACTTAATAACAGGATTGCCTAATAACAGAGTTGCTTAATAACTAACAGAAGTGTGGAAAAAGTTTGGCAACTCTAGAGAGTGGGTTTAagagttttgtattttaagaatttttgaGAGTAAAATGTAAAAGCATCTGTACTCTTCTCAAAGTATTTTGCTTCCAGTTAGCTGTACCAAGTACAAAATGGTTAGAAATAAATTGCTGGCAATACTACTTTCATGTAAATATCCATTCAGCCACTTTGTACAAAACACATGGCAGAACCAGTGACCCAGAACATGCTCCTACTATGCCCAGGGGACATCACAGTCGACGTTTTCTGAAAGCCATTTCATGGACATGGAAACAAACTCCCTGAGCACGTGAATCCATTTCCCTCCCAGTTAGCCACTCagacaaaaacctaaaaaaaaagctggggtATTTAATCCCCTGGCAAATGTCTGTAAGAGAGGTTGGAGTGAGTTCTGGAGGGAGTGCTGCTTCTGAGGTGACAACGGAGAGAGTAGGAATTAACTTGTGGAGTTTTTGTGGAGTCTGTCCAGAGAGTTTTAATTGCGTGAGTGGGCTCGCTTGGAGAGCAGGGGTATAAGGCACTATCTTTGTTTTTGTCACACCTGGGGAGGCAGGTCTgacactgggagctgctcctgtgGTGCCTGCTGCAGCTTCTACTCGTTCCTCAATTACCTCAGTCCCTGATCTCACCTGGTCTGCAGTGCATccacctcccccttcccagcagatgctgctgggctgagTTTTCAAGTCACTGCCAAGCACTCCACGTGTGGGGGCATTGTGTGAGCTTGAGAGCAGCGTGGAGAGGTGAGTTGAGCTGCTTTAATTTAAAGGCCTGAGCTAAAAACATTAGGAGACTGCAATGGGAGGAATGTGTGGTGGTGGGATGGGTCTGTGGAGGGGGGGTGGACGGTTCCTGCgtctgtgctgcagctgtgctctgAGTTAGCAAAGGGCTGAATCTTAACAGGAGGGAAatacaaaggaaaggaaagatgatgaagaggctgaaatatttttaatactcCTGAATCCTCAGTTTTCAAACGTAGTGCAGCCTCTGCAACAAAAGGCAGGCTTCAGGGagtcagcagagctgctggaagcgTGGGcatctctgcagctgccagcagtcGCTCAGGCTTGTGGAGAAGGACTAAGGCAAGGGACAGGCACTCTCTTGGAGCCTGTGACTCTATGAGAAAGCTGAGTTATGAAAATTGTGGTAGGAATGTGCTGTGTTAATGATATGGATGTCCCAGTTTGCCTGCATCTGTGTATTTTAACCTAATGATAAAGCTGCTCCAGAGCCCGGAGAGTCTGGGAATGCCAACGAGAAGGAATGAGGCAGCTGTCCCATGAGCAGTGGATATCTGAACTGTTAATCCAGTGTTGCTGCTGATGTTGATAAATTAATGTTCAGTATAACTGCACTTCTGTGTAATGCCTCATTTTCTTGACATAAATAGTTAATAAAGGATAAATAAcctctgaagaaaataagagcAGGAAACTTTTCTAAGCTGTTAGGTAAAGCTGTAATGACAAGAAAAGGCTAGTGCAGATTTGAAAAGGAGAATGTAGAAAcacaagcagcaaaaaaatctaGTTGCTTAATTTGCAGTATTCAGACAAAATGTTTAGAGCTGCaaacttgtttgttttatttatccTCCAAGTATCACTTACATGCCATAAGATTGATTAGAAAAGTGAACCGCAGAACTCGGGATTTCAAAATAGCTCTAAAAGTggattggaaaaaaatgcactaaAAGCACTTCTCCCAGAGTATTTTAGTAGTGAGCAGCCAGGGTATAGCTCTAAGTGTATGTATTACTCTTGGACAGCTACAGGATCACTGCAGAAGAAACATTCAGTGTTTCCAGTAACCTTAAGCCAAGAAATCCAACTGACCAGATGGAATAGATCAGCTTTCAGGGAGGGCCAATTTAAACATGTGTAAGCACCAGGGGCTTGGTGCTCACACTTTTAACACTTACAAATTGTTACTATGAACATAAAAGGGTTGCTCATTTCCATAGTGGAACAGGAGATTACAGACTGATAATTATATGATACTTGGAGAACACAGACCAACATCTGAAGGCAAAACTTTGGTGTGCTGGAAATGGCAGCACCAGCCCTGTACAGAGGGAAGATgactgaatggaaaaaaagggaaagaccatttttcctttcagtgctATACAAGCACCAGTCatgctgcaaaaagaaaaaacaaacaccactgTCTGGGAGTCTAGCAACTGGAGATTCCCAGGAACACTCTTATTTCAGGGGCTGGTTTGTATTTGGCACTTACTTCACCAGTAATACATTGCTGTGCTTTTGGAGTGTGCCTTTTAGTACCTGGCAGAGGTGGAGTTAGGCTGGGGAGAGAATGAGCCCTTAGCTGCTGTTCTTGTCTCTGtaacacttccagagatgatATCCAGGGGAGAggagctcagctgctttttccatcagctctgctggggttgCCAAGAAAGGGGCTGGctcagcttttttcctgctacCCCCAGTAGCTGGCTGGGACTTGAACTTCACCACTGGGCTTCACCCGTGTCTAAAAGCAGTAGCTGGCAAATGGTGGCTGGATAAAAGCATTGTCCTGTGGCTGAAACTGGCCCTCAGCTTGGAAACCTTCACAGGAGCTCCCTTGGTTACAGTGGCACAGCTGTCACGGGGCTGTGATTTCGTGTGGCTGCTCTGTGACACGACAAATGTCAAATGACAGCACGCTCAGGCATGTCCTGAAAACTTGCACCCAGCTTGTGAGAGAGGAAACCACTCCCTGACAAAAGGCTTGGTGAGGGCCATCCTCGGGCACTGTCACACTCCAAACAGAGGTaccagccagcagctgctttgctaaTGACCCAGCCCAGTACAAGCTTGGCACCTGCAAGCATGAAAGTGGCTACCAAagctcttattttaaaaaaaaaaaaatctgataacATATATTAGAACAAAAAACCTaagctgggctgcagcacagggaatgGTGTCTTTGAAGAGTGACTTCCAAGCCTACACTTTCAACTTTACACCTCCCATTTTACAGCATGCAGGGAAGCTCTGCCAAGGCAGCAAACACATCTGGTTAACTTCTGGCACTTGTTAGAAAGTGTAAACAGTGCAGAAGTTGCTTACACAGCACCCTGAGGTACACACACAGAGTATGAACAAGGCTTTGCTCTTATCTGGGCGTGCTCAGGTGTTGGAGAAATGAGTAAGTCTGTTTGCCAGGAGTGACAGTAAAATACTgtgttgtttgggggtttttttaagctgtacTGTACAACCAAAAGAGCTTTTGATAAACTGAGCACTGCATTTTATAAACAGGTTTAAAGTCTTTCAGTATCAGCTCATGATGCCAGTAGCAAGTGCAAAATGCATTGAAAAGGCTGAAAATCCCTGACCAAGAAATGCTGGTTTGACACTGCAAAACACACTTGCACACTGAGTGCAGAGGTCTGCCAAGGGAGGTATTTGCAATAGGCTGAGTCATAATAGACCAAGACATGGCCTGGGTTGATCTTTAGGGAAGGGGAATGCAGAAGGATTTTGCAATGAGCTATTCATCTTGTTCCTGTATTTTGAGACAGATATTTGTCATTACATcagtggggttttgttttattttgttttctttaaatgctaACTTTGGTTAAAAGAAAGTCTTTTAGAGTTAGAGTCATGCTGACACGGCCAAATGTTACAGCAGGATCTCAGGTAAGCATGGGGAGCTCACAAAACCCAGCTCACACAGGGGACATCTTGAACTGATTaggatttttttgcctttggaCTTCCAGTGATTTCCCTACCCCCAGTATATTTTAATGACCAAATCCTGAGCAGTAACTGTCAATGAGTTTAACTTCAGTCTCTGAAACATTCTGTGTTTAACCTCCTTTGTGTTCTCTGCTATTTCCACATTTCATACCCCTTCCTTATAAAGACAGGGCATTTAAAACTAAGTATCATGGTGCCTATGTAGTAAAAATGTCTGGTTAGACAAATAATTACCTCCATAGGAAAGTTATGCTTGTTTGAATGTCTGGGCATGTAATTTTCACAAGAGAACAGAAACAAGGTCTTTGATATCTGCTAAGGAACTGTTTCTTGCTTAGAAAGAATGGTctctgggggagcagagggcaCATAATGAAtgagaaaacaattttcttgtTAAGGAAAAAAGTCTCATAGGTTTCTCTGAAAGGACTCAACCATCATGTTCTTCCACATGAAACTCACAATTATctagaaagaaaaggattttcttgaaaaaagtATCGTTTGTCACTGAGACTGATAATCCAGGAGAAATCTTTGAAGATCTTataacagtctttttttttttatatacagatGCAATTACTGTAGCAACAGTAGAAGCTGCTTGCAGTGCTATTTTATGATCACTTTCCAAACCGGTAGATTCTGTTTTGAGcaaaaacttgaagaggggcAATAAAATTGCAAGCACTGAGCAACAGCACGTCCAGCCTGTATTATCTGAGCATGGGGGATGCAGCTGCACATCCTGGAAGACAGCAGCTAGAATCACCTCACTATCCTGGGCTTGGTGCCTGGCAGTTACCACAGCCAGCAGTCCTGGTTAGAACAAGGTGCAGATTTCCCTGTGT
This genomic window contains:
- the TNFAIP8L3 gene encoding tumor necrosis factor alpha-induced protein 8-like protein 3 isoform X1; protein product: MALSEVAACGGADPAPGLEGEEEAAGSARSGLPIPGSGHSSCQRQPDTRCPPRAAPRSLFPAGTCSMDSDSGELSEGELVLPAGPDGFSSKNLALQAQKKILSKMATKTMANMLIDDTSSEIFDELYKVTKEHTRNKKEAHKIMKDLIKVAIKIGILYRNNQFNQEELEIVDKFRKKLNQTAMTIVSFYEVEYTFDRNVLAELLHECKDLVHELVDRHLTPRSHGRINHVFNHFANVEFLTALYSLDGDCRPYLKKICDGINKLLDEKVL
- the TNFAIP8L3 gene encoding tumor necrosis factor alpha-induced protein 8-like protein 3 isoform X2; protein product: MATKTMANMLIDDTSSEIFDELYKVTKEHTRNKKEAHKIMKDLIKVAIKIGILYRNNQFNQEELEIVDKFRKKLNQTAMTIVSFYEVEYTFDRNVLAELLHECKDLVHELVDRHLTPRSHGRINHVFNHFANVEFLTALYSLDGDCRPYLKKICDGINKLLDEKVL